The following are encoded in a window of Thamnophis elegans isolate rThaEle1 chromosome 14, rThaEle1.pri, whole genome shotgun sequence genomic DNA:
- the DECR2 gene encoding peroxisomal 2,4-dienoyl-CoA reductase isoform X5, with protein MRHSCQCVIASRNLERLTEASKKLSAATGQRCLPISLDVRQPQSISAAVDEALQEFEKIDILVNNAAGNFICPASSLSFNGYKTVIEIDTLGTFNVSKVLYEKCLRENGGVIVNITATLSYRGQAFQMHAGTAKAAVDAMTKHLAVEWGPQRIRVISIAPGPISGTEGYRRLVVPGLDSGHFFQNIPLQRAGNKTEIAHSVLYLVSPLSSYVTGTTLVVDGGSWMTSENSFPSLLDFWTTELKRDK; from the exons ATGAG ACACAGCTGCCAGTGCGTCATTGCCAGCAGAAACCTGGAACGGCTGACGGAG GCGTCCAAGAAACTCTCTGCAGCTACCGGCCAGAGATGCCTGCCCATCTCCCTTGATGTACGGCAACCTCAAAGCATTTCAGCAGCTGTGGACGAGGCCCTCCAAGAATTCGAGAAGATCGACATCCTAGTTAACA ACGCGGCCGGGAACTTCATTTGCCCTGCGAGCTCCTTATCGTTCAACGGTTACAAAACGGTGATCGAAATCGACACTTTGGGCACCTTCAATGTCTCCAAAGTCCTGTATGAAAAATGCCTTCGG GAAAATGGCGGTGTCATTGTCAACATCACAGCGACCCTCAGCTACAGAGGCCAGGCTTTCCAGATGCATGCTGGGACCGCCAAGGCGGCCGTAG ACGCTATGACGAAGCATCTGGCTGTGGAATGGGGGCCTCAAAGAATTAGAGTGATTAGCATCGCCCCCGGTCCCATCTCGGGCACAGAGGGGTACCGTCGCTTAG TTGTACCCGGTTTGGATTCCGGCCACTTCTTCCAGAACATTCCCCTTCAGCGGGCCGGGAACAAGACTGAGATTGCTCACAGTGTCCTCTATCTGGTTAGCCCCCTCTCGTCTTACGTGACCGGCACGACGCTTGTGGTGGATGGCGGTTCCTGGATGACTTCAGAGAATTCCTTTCCCTCACTGTTGG ATTTCTGGACCACGGAACTGAAGAGAGATAAATGA
- the DECR2 gene encoding peroxisomal 2,4-dienoyl-CoA reductase isoform X1 produces the protein MITPSNIHLCLSQGLGRNFLGLVVKPCLDSSRTSELSMAHLGFACEPPPDVDTDDCLPEYSYLFKPDILQGKVAFITGGGSGIGFRIAEILMRHSCQCVIASRNLERLTEASKKLSAATGQRCLPISLDVRQPQSISAAVDEALQEFEKIDILVNNAAGNFICPASSLSFNGYKTVIEIDTLGTFNVSKVLYEKCLRENGGVIVNITATLSYRGQAFQMHAGTAKAAVDAMTKHLAVEWGPQRIRVISIAPGPISGTEGYRRLVVPGLDSGHFFQNIPLQRAGNKTEIAHSVLYLVSPLSSYVTGTTLVVDGGSWMTSENSFPSLLDFWTTELKRDK, from the exons ATGATAACACCATCCAACATCCACCTCTGCCTATCCCAGGGCCTTGGGAGGAACTTTCTAG GACTGGTTGTGAAACCCTGCCTTGATTCCTCTAGAACAAGCGAGCTCTCCATGGCTCATCTGGGTTTTGCTTGTGAACCTCCTCCTGATGTCGACACAGATGACTGTCTTCCGGAATATTCATATCTCTTCAAGCCTGACATCCTCCA AGGAAAAGTGGCTTTCATCACAGGCGGTGGCTCTGGAATTGGATTCCGCATTGCTGAGATCCTGATGAG ACACAGCTGCCAGTGCGTCATTGCCAGCAGAAACCTGGAACGGCTGACGGAG GCGTCCAAGAAACTCTCTGCAGCTACCGGCCAGAGATGCCTGCCCATCTCCCTTGATGTACGGCAACCTCAAAGCATTTCAGCAGCTGTGGACGAGGCCCTCCAAGAATTCGAGAAGATCGACATCCTAGTTAACA ACGCGGCCGGGAACTTCATTTGCCCTGCGAGCTCCTTATCGTTCAACGGTTACAAAACGGTGATCGAAATCGACACTTTGGGCACCTTCAATGTCTCCAAAGTCCTGTATGAAAAATGCCTTCGG GAAAATGGCGGTGTCATTGTCAACATCACAGCGACCCTCAGCTACAGAGGCCAGGCTTTCCAGATGCATGCTGGGACCGCCAAGGCGGCCGTAG ACGCTATGACGAAGCATCTGGCTGTGGAATGGGGGCCTCAAAGAATTAGAGTGATTAGCATCGCCCCCGGTCCCATCTCGGGCACAGAGGGGTACCGTCGCTTAG TTGTACCCGGTTTGGATTCCGGCCACTTCTTCCAGAACATTCCCCTTCAGCGGGCCGGGAACAAGACTGAGATTGCTCACAGTGTCCTCTATCTGGTTAGCCCCCTCTCGTCTTACGTGACCGGCACGACGCTTGTGGTGGATGGCGGTTCCTGGATGACTTCAGAGAATTCCTTTCCCTCACTGTTGG ATTTCTGGACCACGGAACTGAAGAGAGATAAATGA
- the DECR2 gene encoding peroxisomal 2,4-dienoyl-CoA reductase isoform X4, whose translation MAHLGFACEPPPDVDTDDCLPEYSYLFKPDILQGKVAFITGGGSGIGFRIAEILMRHSCQCVIASRNLERLTEASKKLSAATGQRCLPISLDVRQPQSISAAVDEALQEFEKIDILVNNAAGNFICPASSLSFNGYKTVIEIDTLGTFNVSKVLYEKCLRENGGVIVNITATLSYRGQAFQMHAGTAKAAVDAMTKHLAVEWGPQRIRVISIAPGPISGTEGYRRLVVPGLDSGHFFQNIPLQRAGNKTEIAHSVLYLVSPLSSYVTGTTLVVDGGSWMTSENSFPSLLDFWTTELKRDK comes from the exons ATGGCTCATCTGGGTTTTGCTTGTGAACCTCCTCCTGATGTCGACACAGATGACTGTCTTCCGGAATATTCATATCTCTTCAAGCCTGACATCCTCCA AGGAAAAGTGGCTTTCATCACAGGCGGTGGCTCTGGAATTGGATTCCGCATTGCTGAGATCCTGATGAG ACACAGCTGCCAGTGCGTCATTGCCAGCAGAAACCTGGAACGGCTGACGGAG GCGTCCAAGAAACTCTCTGCAGCTACCGGCCAGAGATGCCTGCCCATCTCCCTTGATGTACGGCAACCTCAAAGCATTTCAGCAGCTGTGGACGAGGCCCTCCAAGAATTCGAGAAGATCGACATCCTAGTTAACA ACGCGGCCGGGAACTTCATTTGCCCTGCGAGCTCCTTATCGTTCAACGGTTACAAAACGGTGATCGAAATCGACACTTTGGGCACCTTCAATGTCTCCAAAGTCCTGTATGAAAAATGCCTTCGG GAAAATGGCGGTGTCATTGTCAACATCACAGCGACCCTCAGCTACAGAGGCCAGGCTTTCCAGATGCATGCTGGGACCGCCAAGGCGGCCGTAG ACGCTATGACGAAGCATCTGGCTGTGGAATGGGGGCCTCAAAGAATTAGAGTGATTAGCATCGCCCCCGGTCCCATCTCGGGCACAGAGGGGTACCGTCGCTTAG TTGTACCCGGTTTGGATTCCGGCCACTTCTTCCAGAACATTCCCCTTCAGCGGGCCGGGAACAAGACTGAGATTGCTCACAGTGTCCTCTATCTGGTTAGCCCCCTCTCGTCTTACGTGACCGGCACGACGCTTGTGGTGGATGGCGGTTCCTGGATGACTTCAGAGAATTCCTTTCCCTCACTGTTGG ATTTCTGGACCACGGAACTGAAGAGAGATAAATGA
- the DECR2 gene encoding peroxisomal 2,4-dienoyl-CoA reductase isoform X2 — protein MITPSNIHLCLSQGLGRNFLGLVVKPCLDSSRTSELSMAHLGFACEPPPDVDTDDCLPEYSYLFKPDILQGKVAFITGGGSGIGFRIAEILMRHSCQCVIASRNLERLTEASKKLSAATGQRCLPISLDVRQPQSISAAVDEALQEFEKIDILVNNAAGNFICPASSLSFNGYKTVIEIDTLGTFNVSKVLYEKCLRENGGVIVNITATLSYRGQAFQMHAGTAKAAVDAMTKHLAVEWGPQRIRVISIAPGPISGTEGYRRLVVPGLDSGHFFQNIPLQRAGNKTEIAHSVLYLVSPLSSYVTGTTLVVDGGSWMTSENSFPSLLGIAKL, from the exons ATGATAACACCATCCAACATCCACCTCTGCCTATCCCAGGGCCTTGGGAGGAACTTTCTAG GACTGGTTGTGAAACCCTGCCTTGATTCCTCTAGAACAAGCGAGCTCTCCATGGCTCATCTGGGTTTTGCTTGTGAACCTCCTCCTGATGTCGACACAGATGACTGTCTTCCGGAATATTCATATCTCTTCAAGCCTGACATCCTCCA AGGAAAAGTGGCTTTCATCACAGGCGGTGGCTCTGGAATTGGATTCCGCATTGCTGAGATCCTGATGAG ACACAGCTGCCAGTGCGTCATTGCCAGCAGAAACCTGGAACGGCTGACGGAG GCGTCCAAGAAACTCTCTGCAGCTACCGGCCAGAGATGCCTGCCCATCTCCCTTGATGTACGGCAACCTCAAAGCATTTCAGCAGCTGTGGACGAGGCCCTCCAAGAATTCGAGAAGATCGACATCCTAGTTAACA ACGCGGCCGGGAACTTCATTTGCCCTGCGAGCTCCTTATCGTTCAACGGTTACAAAACGGTGATCGAAATCGACACTTTGGGCACCTTCAATGTCTCCAAAGTCCTGTATGAAAAATGCCTTCGG GAAAATGGCGGTGTCATTGTCAACATCACAGCGACCCTCAGCTACAGAGGCCAGGCTTTCCAGATGCATGCTGGGACCGCCAAGGCGGCCGTAG ACGCTATGACGAAGCATCTGGCTGTGGAATGGGGGCCTCAAAGAATTAGAGTGATTAGCATCGCCCCCGGTCCCATCTCGGGCACAGAGGGGTACCGTCGCTTAG TTGTACCCGGTTTGGATTCCGGCCACTTCTTCCAGAACATTCCCCTTCAGCGGGCCGGGAACAAGACTGAGATTGCTCACAGTGTCCTCTATCTGGTTAGCCCCCTCTCGTCTTACGTGACCGGCACGACGCTTGTGGTGGATGGCGGTTCCTGGATGACTTCAGAGAATTCCTTTCCCTCACTGTTGGGTATAGCTAAGCTATAG
- the DECR2 gene encoding peroxisomal 2,4-dienoyl-CoA reductase isoform X3, giving the protein MWGVSAQEPQKGLVVKPCLDSSRTSELSMAHLGFACEPPPDVDTDDCLPEYSYLFKPDILQGKVAFITGGGSGIGFRIAEILMRHSCQCVIASRNLERLTEASKKLSAATGQRCLPISLDVRQPQSISAAVDEALQEFEKIDILVNNAAGNFICPASSLSFNGYKTVIEIDTLGTFNVSKVLYEKCLRENGGVIVNITATLSYRGQAFQMHAGTAKAAVDAMTKHLAVEWGPQRIRVISIAPGPISGTEGYRRLVVPGLDSGHFFQNIPLQRAGNKTEIAHSVLYLVSPLSSYVTGTTLVVDGGSWMTSENSFPSLLDFWTTELKRDK; this is encoded by the exons ATGTGGGGTGTGTCAGCCCAGGAGcctcaaaaag GACTGGTTGTGAAACCCTGCCTTGATTCCTCTAGAACAAGCGAGCTCTCCATGGCTCATCTGGGTTTTGCTTGTGAACCTCCTCCTGATGTCGACACAGATGACTGTCTTCCGGAATATTCATATCTCTTCAAGCCTGACATCCTCCA AGGAAAAGTGGCTTTCATCACAGGCGGTGGCTCTGGAATTGGATTCCGCATTGCTGAGATCCTGATGAG ACACAGCTGCCAGTGCGTCATTGCCAGCAGAAACCTGGAACGGCTGACGGAG GCGTCCAAGAAACTCTCTGCAGCTACCGGCCAGAGATGCCTGCCCATCTCCCTTGATGTACGGCAACCTCAAAGCATTTCAGCAGCTGTGGACGAGGCCCTCCAAGAATTCGAGAAGATCGACATCCTAGTTAACA ACGCGGCCGGGAACTTCATTTGCCCTGCGAGCTCCTTATCGTTCAACGGTTACAAAACGGTGATCGAAATCGACACTTTGGGCACCTTCAATGTCTCCAAAGTCCTGTATGAAAAATGCCTTCGG GAAAATGGCGGTGTCATTGTCAACATCACAGCGACCCTCAGCTACAGAGGCCAGGCTTTCCAGATGCATGCTGGGACCGCCAAGGCGGCCGTAG ACGCTATGACGAAGCATCTGGCTGTGGAATGGGGGCCTCAAAGAATTAGAGTGATTAGCATCGCCCCCGGTCCCATCTCGGGCACAGAGGGGTACCGTCGCTTAG TTGTACCCGGTTTGGATTCCGGCCACTTCTTCCAGAACATTCCCCTTCAGCGGGCCGGGAACAAGACTGAGATTGCTCACAGTGTCCTCTATCTGGTTAGCCCCCTCTCGTCTTACGTGACCGGCACGACGCTTGTGGTGGATGGCGGTTCCTGGATGACTTCAGAGAATTCCTTTCCCTCACTGTTGG ATTTCTGGACCACGGAACTGAAGAGAGATAAATGA